One window from the genome of Saccopteryx leptura isolate mSacLep1 chromosome 8, mSacLep1_pri_phased_curated, whole genome shotgun sequence encodes:
- the OTOL1 gene encoding otolin-1 produces MWMFSWLCAILIILAIADMDSIAKTTPYIKFTKKSEGKEMLNGLRPPSGLPPGKEKETPFTNMGDVAEPIPDPSIQDFVSGAATLFPFENFTLNTADFFLNCCDCCSSVPGQKGEPGETGKPGPKGKVGDMGISGPPGVIGPQGPKGQKGEKGLKGERGDEGTSGAPGYPGKPGEPGGLGSTGYKGDIGPTGAKGQKGSKGDTFVNAVKGDKGDRGTVGSPGLNGEPGAKGEKGEQGEKGYCGNSGERGVRGEKGEVGMKGEKGSKGDIGMEGERGPEGLRGAQGKLGTKGEKGELGPPGLMGPVGPKGELGSKGVRGSIGKKGSRGLKGSKGEVTRVARSAFSAALSKPFPPPNVPIKFDKVFYNDQGNYSPVTGKFNCSIPGAYVFSYHVTVSGRPAQISLVAWNKKQFKSRETLYGHEIDQASLLTILKLSAGDQVWLEVSRDWNGVYVSAEDDSVFTGFLLYPEETSGISP; encoded by the exons ATGTGGATGTTTTCTTGGCTTtgtgctattttaattattttggctaTTGCTGATATGGACTCAATAGCAAAGACTACACCATATATCAAATTTACGAAGAAATCTGAGGGAAAAGAGATGCTGAATGGTCTTAGGCCGCCCAGTGGCCTGCCTcctggaaaggaaaaagaaaccccTTTCACAAACATGGGTGACGTGGCAGAACCCATCCCTGACCCCTCCATCCAAGACTTTGTCTCTGGTGCTGCCACTCTCTTCCCCTTTGAAAACTTCACTCTCAACACGGCGGATTTCTTTTTGAATTGCTGCGATTGTTGCTCATCTGTGCCAGGGCAGAAAGGAGAACCCGGCGAGACTGGAAAGCCag GTCCTAAGGGAAAGGTTGGTGATATGGGGATTTCAGGGCCACCAGGAGTCATTGGACCCCAAGGTCCAAAAGgccagaaaggagagaagg GACTTAAGGGAGAACGTGGGGATGAAGGAACAAGTGGAGCTCCAGGATACCCTGGGAAGCCTGGAGAACCAG GTGGACTTGGTTCTACAGGGTATAAAGGAGACATTGGACCAACAGGAGCAAAAGGACAAAAAGGCTCGAAGGGGGACACGTTTGTGAATGCTGTTAAAGGAGATAAAGGAGACCGAGGAACTGTGGGCTCACCGGGCTTGAATGGGGAGCCTGGGgccaaaggagagaagggggagcagggagagaaggGCTACTGTGGAAATTCTGGggagaggggggtgaggggggagaaaggggaggtggggatgaaaggagagaaaggtaGCAAAGGAGACATTGGGATGGAAGGTGAAAGGGGCCCAGAGGGTCTGCGGGGAGCCCAAGGTAAGCTGGGGACTAAAGGAGAAAAGGGTGAGTTAGGTCCTCCTGGTCTTATGGGACCTGTGGGGCCAAAGGGTGAGCTTGGGAGCAAAGGGGTCCGAGGATCTATTGGGAAGAAGGGCTCTCGTGGCCTCAAAGGCTCCAAGGGGGAAGTGACCAGAGTTGCACGGTCAGCTTTCAGCGCTGCTTTATCAAAGCCTTTCCCTCCTCCCAATGTCCCTATTAAATTTGACAAGGTTTTCTATAATGACCAAGGGAATTACAGCCCTGTCACTGGGAAATTTAACTGCAGTATTCCTGGGGCATATGTATTTTCCTACCATGTCACGGTGAGTGGCCGACCCGCTCAGATCAGCCTGGTGGCCTGGAATAAGAAGCAGTTCAAATCCAGAGAAACACTCTATGGTCATGAAATAGACCAGGCCTCTTTACTCACCATCCTAAAATTAAGTGCAGGGGACCAAGTCTGGCTGGAAGTCTCCAGAGATTGGAATGGCGTGTATGTCAGTGCTGAGGATGACAGCGTTTTTACTGGGTTCCTTTTGTATCCTGAGGAGACTTCTGGAATTTCACCATAA